From a region of the Odoribacter splanchnicus DSM 20712 genome:
- the istA gene encoding IS21 family transposase: MDKRIKNILRCYAVGMGIKETASTFHTSRNTVRKYVRLFLSSGKSIEQLLSLPDGQLDELFGCTESRHREPSSRRIELDALLPGYVSRLSRKGMSVRKLFKEYHAEYPDGFRLSSFKRAVRQYKFHIKVVGHVEHYAADQMYIDFAGDRLEVVDEMTGETKKAEVFVAILPFSHYTYCEAVWSQRKEDLIKACENAMQYFEGVPAAIVPDNLKAAVTRSDRNEPAINDDFAAFAEHYGCAVYPARVRHPKDKALVENAVKLLYRSIYLDMEGMTFSSLEDLNTAIRISLLDFNEKVMAGREMSRKKMFLQGEKDYLRPLPVKRYVVKERKLMTVGNNSYVSLFKHHYSVPKEYVGRRMTILYDADTVEIYCGMSLVSTHDRCDIPYAYSWKKEHNLPGHYGPYDKDLEELFRRASEIDNIVLNYLREVERAMQYPPKAFRSCRGILTLEKKYGRDRLVAACACADQKLQYGYQALREVLELGEDADFLPDEDGKVQPNVTSPAPLTHKNIRGREYYRKDKQ, from the coding sequence ATGGATAAACGAATCAAAAACATTTTAAGATGTTATGCGGTCGGCATGGGAATCAAGGAAACGGCGTCCACGTTTCATACTTCCCGTAATACTGTCCGCAAGTATGTCCGCTTGTTCCTTTCAAGCGGCAAGAGCATTGAACAGCTTCTTTCCCTACCCGATGGGCAGTTGGATGAACTGTTCGGCTGTACGGAGTCCCGGCATCGGGAACCTTCTTCCAGAAGGATCGAACTGGATGCCTTGCTTCCCGGATATGTATCCCGCCTGTCACGCAAAGGCATGAGTGTCCGAAAACTGTTCAAGGAATACCATGCCGAATATCCGGACGGTTTCCGGTTGTCTTCCTTCAAACGGGCTGTCCGTCAGTACAAGTTTCACATCAAGGTCGTCGGTCATGTCGAGCACTATGCCGCAGACCAGATGTATATTGACTTTGCCGGTGATAGGCTTGAAGTCGTTGATGAAATGACAGGTGAGACGAAAAAGGCCGAGGTGTTCGTCGCCATTCTTCCGTTCAGCCATTATACCTACTGCGAGGCCGTATGGTCCCAACGCAAGGAAGACCTGATAAAGGCATGCGAGAATGCCATGCAATATTTTGAAGGCGTTCCTGCGGCTATCGTCCCCGACAATTTGAAGGCGGCCGTTACACGCAGCGACCGCAACGAGCCTGCCATCAATGATGATTTCGCCGCTTTTGCCGAACATTACGGCTGTGCGGTCTATCCTGCCCGTGTACGCCACCCCAAGGACAAGGCCTTGGTTGAAAATGCCGTAAAGCTCCTTTACCGTTCCATTTACCTTGATATGGAGGGAATGACATTCTCCAGCCTGGAGGATCTCAATACCGCTATCCGTATCTCCCTGCTTGATTTCAATGAAAAGGTGATGGCCGGACGGGAGATGTCACGCAAGAAAATGTTCCTTCAGGGAGAGAAGGACTATCTTCGACCGCTTCCCGTGAAACGTTACGTGGTGAAAGAAAGGAAGCTAATGACTGTCGGGAATAACTCTTACGTCTCGTTGTTCAAACACCATTACAGCGTTCCAAAGGAGTATGTAGGCAGGCGCATGACGATTCTCTATGATGCCGACACGGTGGAAATCTACTGTGGCATGAGCCTTGTCTCCACCCATGACCGCTGTGACATTCCTTACGCTTATTCCTGGAAAAAGGAGCACAACCTGCCGGGACACTATGGTCCCTATGACAAGGACTTGGAGGAACTCTTCCGGCGTGCCTCGGAAATAGACAATATTGTATTGAACTATCTACGGGAAGTGGAGCGTGCCATGCAATATCCACCCAAAGCGTTCAGGTCATGCCGTGGCATCCTGACCCTGGAGAAAAAATACGGTCGTGACCGTCTGGTTGCGGCTTGTGCATGTGCGGACCAGAAGTTGCAATACGGATATCAGGCCTTGCGCGAGGTGCTTGAACTGGGAGAAGATGCGGATTTCCTTCCCGATGAGGACGGGAAAGTACAGCCCAACGTGACTTCCCCGGCTCCATTGACCCACAAAAATATACGTGGACGTGAATATTACAGAAAGGACAAACAATAA
- the istB gene encoding IS21-like element helper ATPase IstB: MEVNNKTAPVTGQQDQNTISLDLMNRMKLHGMAEAFRESLAGTTPQSMTADTFLSMLLAREWDYRAQAAIARLTKNAAFRYKAYIEQIDYATNRGLERNQMERLATLDFVHKAQNLFITGSSGTGKSYLACALGHEACKRGFRTFYANAPKLLGALKVAKVKGTLETELKKIERCQLLILDDLFIVPLDAKERPILLEIIEDRHERKSIIITSQYPSSNWYDMVGDPTIADAILDRIIHTAHTIELYGESMRKLRSKKNEKF; this comes from the coding sequence ATGGAAGTAAACAATAAAACAGCTCCCGTAACGGGACAACAAGACCAGAATACCATATCACTGGATTTAATGAACCGCATGAAATTGCATGGTATGGCAGAGGCTTTCAGGGAAAGTCTTGCCGGTACCACTCCGCAATCCATGACTGCGGACACGTTCCTGTCCATGCTCCTTGCACGCGAATGGGACTATCGTGCACAGGCTGCCATTGCACGGCTTACCAAGAATGCGGCATTCCGCTACAAGGCCTATATTGAACAGATTGACTATGCCACGAACCGGGGGCTGGAGCGCAACCAGATGGAACGTCTCGCCACCCTTGATTTTGTGCATAAGGCACAGAACCTTTTCATTACCGGTTCTTCAGGAACGGGGAAAAGCTATCTGGCCTGTGCCCTCGGCCACGAAGCATGCAAAAGGGGATTCCGGACCTTCTATGCCAATGCCCCGAAACTGCTCGGTGCGCTGAAAGTCGCCAAAGTCAAAGGTACACTTGAAACGGAACTCAAGAAGATTGAGCGCTGCCAACTACTCATCCTTGACGACCTGTTCATCGTACCGCTTGACGCAAAGGAGCGTCCCATACTGCTTGAAATCATCGAGGACAGGCATGAACGGAAATCCATCATCATCACATCGCAGTACCCATCCTCCAATTGGTATGACATGGTAGGTGACCCGACAATAGCCGATGCAATCCTTGATCGTATCATACATACAGCTCATACCATAGAGCTATATGGTGAAAGTATGCGAAAGTTAAGGTCTAAGAAAAACGAGAAATTTTAA
- a CDS encoding transposase: MAKIQNISEIHPTLGFTEFDIIEKYRKSFHESELGRLHSVFPFERMAKTMGLSEQRLGRRNIFSPSAKIALMVLKAYTGFSDRQLVEHLNGNIHYQMFCGIMINPSFPITNYKIVSAIRNEIASRLDVDSLQEVLASHWKPYLDSLHVCMTDATCYESHMRFPTDMKLLWESLEWLYRQICLHCRDLGIRRPRNKYADVAKSYLSYCKKRKRKASRTRMLKRRMIRLLEKLLIQRDEIHREHGTSLRYTQDYQKRLSIIRKVLVQEKELFEGRKVRDRIVSIDRHYVRPIVRGKETKSVEFGAKVNNIQIDGISFIEHLSFKAFNEGIRLKDRIRMQQKLMNVRVRCVAADSIYANNANRKFCTKYGISTSFVRKGRAARDESLRKVLRSELSKERATRLEGSFGTQKQHYSLSRIKARNRKTEILWIFFGIHTANAILMIDKIRNRADKAA, from the coding sequence ATGGCTAAGATACAAAATATTTCGGAAATTCACCCTACTTTGGGCTTTACAGAATTTGATATTATAGAAAAATATCGCAAGAGTTTTCATGAGAGTGAGCTTGGCAGGCTTCATTCGGTGTTTCCGTTTGAGCGTATGGCAAAGACCATGGGCCTGTCGGAACAGCGACTGGGACGCAGGAACATCTTCAGTCCTTCGGCGAAGATCGCCCTTATGGTCCTGAAGGCGTACACCGGATTCTCTGACAGGCAGCTGGTGGAACATCTTAACGGGAACATACACTACCAGATGTTCTGCGGGATTATGATAAATCCGTCCTTTCCCATAACCAACTACAAGATAGTCAGTGCCATCCGCAATGAGATAGCGTCCCGTCTTGATGTTGATTCCCTCCAGGAAGTGCTGGCTTCACACTGGAAACCCTATCTTGACAGCCTTCACGTCTGTATGACCGATGCCACATGCTATGAGAGCCATATGCGTTTTCCTACGGATATGAAACTCCTTTGGGAAAGTCTGGAATGGCTCTACAGGCAAATCTGCCTTCATTGCAGAGATTTGGGTATAAGGCGTCCGCGCAACAAGTATGCGGATGTGGCGAAGTCCTATCTGTCCTACTGCAAGAAGAGAAAGAGGAAGGCTTCAAGGACAAGGATGCTCAAGCGTCGTATGATCAGACTCCTTGAAAAGCTCCTCATACAGAGGGATGAAATCCATAGAGAACATGGAACCTCACTCCGATATACCCAGGATTACCAGAAGCGTCTTTCCATCATCAGAAAGGTTCTTGTACAGGAAAAGGAGTTGTTTGAAGGCAGGAAGGTCAGGGACCGCATCGTCAGCATTGACCGTCATTATGTACGTCCCATTGTAAGAGGCAAGGAAACAAAGTCCGTCGAGTTCGGTGCGAAGGTCAACAACATACAGATAGACGGCATATCGTTCATCGAACACCTCTCGTTCAAGGCTTTCAACGAAGGTATACGCCTGAAGGACCGTATCCGCATGCAGCAGAAGCTCATGAATGTGAGGGTAAGATGCGTGGCTGCCGATTCCATATATGCCAATAATGCCAACAGAAAGTTCTGTACAAAATATGGAATATCCACATCCTTTGTACGCAAGGGAAGGGCGGCCAGGGATGAATCCTTGAGAAAGGTTCTCAGAAGTGAACTCTCCAAAGAAAGGGCCACCCGACTTGAAGGCAGCTTCGGCACACAGAAGCAGCATTACTCACTCTCAAGGATAAAGGCACGGAACAGGAAGACGGAAATCCTATGGATTTTCTTTGGAATACATACGGCAAATGCCATACTGATGATAGATAAAATCAGGAACCGGGCGGATAAAGCGGCATGA
- a CDS encoding GNAT family N-acetyltransferase has product MVTLKRITQAEDEAFRKLTALYTEAFPVEERREIGQLGELLHTEPAMYFNAVECDGQLAGLFVYWDFGSFYYLEHLAVFAEMRNKKIGQQILDWVKEQLQGVRLLEVEPAETEMATRRIHYYERNGYRILDRNYLQPPYVKGGKDFPLWVMGNGSGQSAEVLNRQIQTIKDKVYYRL; this is encoded by the coding sequence ATGGTTACTTTAAAAAGAATTACGCAGGCGGAAGATGAAGCTTTCCGGAAATTAACGGCCCTTTATACCGAAGCCTTTCCGGTAGAAGAAAGGCGGGAGATCGGTCAGCTCGGAGAGTTGCTGCATACCGAACCTGCCATGTATTTCAATGCAGTGGAATGTGACGGTCAGCTTGCCGGGTTGTTTGTTTATTGGGATTTCGGAAGTTTTTATTACCTCGAACATTTGGCTGTTTTTGCTGAAATGCGGAATAAAAAGATCGGACAACAGATTCTGGATTGGGTGAAAGAACAGCTGCAAGGGGTGAGATTACTCGAAGTAGAGCCTGCAGAAACGGAGATGGCTACCCGGAGAATCCATTATTATGAGCGGAACGGTTACCGGATTTTAGACCGGAATTATTTACAACCTCCTTATGTGAAAGGGGGGAAAGATTTTCCGCTCTGGGTGATGGGGAACGGGAGCGGACAGTCGGCAGAAGTATTGAACCGGCAAATACAGACCATCAAAGACAAGGTATATTACCGTCTGTAA
- a CDS encoding EamA family transporter: MMYRLKGLIYGVISSATFGLIPLFALPAIRNGIGVDSVMFYRFGISALVLGLWLVIRRYDLRISGRELFTLAGLGIFYAMTALLLTTSYLYIPSGIATTIHFLYPVVVTTVMILFFKDKVSVPVIGATLMAILGVYLLSNNGTAGTVSLKGLLLVLTTVVTYALYIVGVNKSCVHRMDGLKLTFYVLLAGAMVFGLNLSVKGVPLDPIPDWETGVYLLLLALIPTLVSDFTLILSVQHVGSTTTAVLGCMEPLTAVCMGVWFLHESLGFWQLAGIVIILSAVSVVILANSKDGFRPRRLIPLKLRKAVRWIKPINFSH, encoded by the coding sequence ATGATGTATCGGTTGAAAGGGTTAATATATGGGGTAATTTCCTCTGCAACATTCGGTTTGATTCCGCTTTTTGCACTTCCGGCGATTCGTAATGGGATCGGTGTGGATTCGGTAATGTTTTATCGGTTCGGTATTTCGGCTTTGGTATTGGGGCTTTGGTTGGTTATCCGGCGGTACGATCTGCGGATATCGGGACGGGAATTGTTCACTCTGGCCGGATTGGGTATTTTTTATGCTATGACCGCTTTGTTGCTGACTACTTCTTATTTGTATATTCCGAGTGGTATTGCAACGACGATTCATTTTCTTTATCCGGTGGTTGTGACGACCGTTATGATCCTCTTTTTTAAAGACAAGGTTTCTGTTCCGGTCATCGGAGCTACTTTGATGGCTATCTTAGGGGTATATCTGCTGAGTAATAACGGGACTGCCGGAACGGTGAGTCTGAAAGGGTTGTTGCTGGTTTTGACAACGGTCGTTACTTATGCCCTTTATATTGTGGGTGTAAACAAATCCTGTGTACACCGGATGGATGGTTTGAAGCTCACTTTTTATGTGCTTTTGGCAGGGGCTATGGTGTTCGGTTTGAATTTATCGGTGAAGGGAGTACCTTTAGATCCGATTCCGGATTGGGAAACAGGAGTATATTTGTTATTATTGGCTTTGATTCCGACATTGGTTTCCGATTTTACGTTAATCTTATCGGTACAGCATGTCGGCTCGACGACTACGGCTGTATTGGGATGTATGGAACCGTTGACTGCCGTATGTATGGGTGTCTGGTTTCTGCACGAAAGCCTGGGCTTTTGGCAATTGGCAGGGATTGTGATTATTTTGTCGGCGGTATCGGTTGTCATTCTGGCCAATAGTAAAGACGGATTCAGGCCTCGGCGTTTGATTCCTTTGAAATTGCGGAAAGCGGTTCGATGGATAAAGCCAATCAATTTCAGTCATTAA
- a CDS encoding FAD-dependent oxidoreductase, with amino-acid sequence MKYMIIGGVAGGASTAARLRRLDEQAEIILFEKGEYISYANCGLPYYIGGVIEERERLFVQTPESFKARFNIEVRIKSEVKAIEPENKQVVIKDWATGKTYRESFDKLVLSPGAEPVLPPWEGIRTEGIFTLRNVADTDRIKAWAGRQEVKKAVVVGAGFIGLEMAENLHELGIQVTVVEMADQVMTPVDFEIAAVVHQQFKDRKVGLLLQEAVAAFCKTENGLQVELKSGKTLQADLVILSIGVRPDNRLAKEAGLKIGETGGIWVNEYLQTSHPDIYAVGDAIEFPHPVSGRPSLSFLAGPANKQGRICAENIVDGNIRPYKGAIGTAIAKVFDLTVGATGLSARVLERLGITWQEAIVHAGSHAGYYPGSIPMTLKINFSPEDGKLLGAQVVGMDGADKRLEMLAAVIRTGGSVQDLMELDQAYAPPFSSAKDPVNMLGFVADNRMRGKVKMIGWKELEAWDKNTLTLVNVCSEEECELNTIEGAVNIPLNELRERLGELPKGRPVVVFCAVGLRGYIAARILMQRGYEVYNLSGGLKTYKAVTVRQSNEILPETLQKEQSRSGGGGRHLTVDACGLQCPGPVMKLKSGMEGLKIGERLEITATDPGFVRDVGSWAKMTGNRLVQVVQEKGIITATLEKGEGGQGGGKDGVSADGKTIVVFSDDLDRALASFVIADGAASAGRKVTLFFTFWGLNVIKRKATVPVKKDMAGKLFGMMLPSGSRKLALSKLNLGGIGSRMMRGMMKNKKIDSLETLMEQAKANGVEFIACRMSMEVMGIKAEELLDGVKIGGVATYLERAEQANINLFI; translated from the coding sequence ATGAAGTATATGATTATCGGCGGAGTTGCCGGTGGTGCGTCTACGGCGGCTCGTTTGAGAAGATTGGATGAACAGGCTGAAATAATACTGTTTGAAAAAGGAGAATACATTTCATATGCGAACTGTGGATTACCTTATTATATCGGTGGGGTGATCGAAGAAAGAGAGCGTTTATTTGTACAGACTCCCGAAAGTTTCAAAGCCCGTTTTAATATCGAAGTTCGGATAAAATCGGAAGTAAAAGCGATCGAGCCTGAAAATAAACAGGTCGTTATAAAAGATTGGGCTACAGGAAAGACATATCGGGAGTCGTTCGATAAATTGGTATTGTCACCGGGCGCCGAGCCGGTACTTCCACCTTGGGAAGGGATTCGGACCGAAGGTATTTTTACCCTCCGGAATGTGGCTGATACAGATCGGATCAAAGCGTGGGCCGGCCGTCAGGAAGTGAAGAAAGCCGTTGTCGTCGGAGCTGGTTTTATCGGACTGGAGATGGCGGAAAATCTTCATGAGCTGGGTATACAAGTGACTGTTGTCGAGATGGCGGATCAGGTGATGACACCTGTCGATTTCGAGATTGCCGCAGTAGTTCATCAGCAGTTTAAAGATCGAAAAGTGGGGTTATTGCTTCAGGAAGCGGTGGCTGCTTTCTGCAAAACAGAGAACGGATTGCAAGTAGAATTGAAAAGTGGTAAAACCTTACAGGCCGATTTGGTCATATTGTCTATCGGCGTGCGTCCCGATAACCGTTTGGCTAAAGAGGCCGGATTGAAGATCGGGGAAACCGGTGGTATTTGGGTGAATGAATATTTGCAGACTTCCCATCCGGATATCTATGCCGTAGGAGATGCGATCGAATTTCCCCATCCTGTAAGTGGGCGTCCGTCGCTTTCTTTTTTGGCTGGTCCGGCAAATAAACAAGGACGGATATGTGCCGAAAATATCGTGGATGGAAATATACGGCCTTACAAGGGAGCTATCGGGACAGCGATCGCTAAAGTGTTCGATCTGACGGTCGGGGCAACCGGATTGTCGGCGCGGGTACTTGAACGGTTGGGAATAACCTGGCAGGAAGCTATCGTTCATGCCGGTTCGCATGCCGGTTATTATCCGGGAAGTATTCCGATGACTTTGAAGATTAATTTTTCCCCGGAAGATGGAAAATTACTGGGAGCTCAGGTGGTTGGGATGGACGGAGCGGATAAACGCCTGGAAATGTTGGCTGCAGTCATTCGTACCGGTGGTTCGGTTCAGGACTTGATGGAATTGGATCAGGCTTATGCACCACCTTTTTCCTCGGCGAAAGACCCGGTGAATATGTTGGGATTTGTAGCCGATAACAGGATGCGGGGCAAAGTGAAAATGATCGGTTGGAAAGAGTTGGAAGCGTGGGATAAGAATACCCTGACTTTAGTGAATGTATGTTCGGAAGAGGAATGTGAGCTGAATACGATCGAAGGGGCCGTCAATATTCCTTTGAATGAATTACGTGAACGTCTGGGAGAGCTTCCGAAAGGGCGTCCTGTGGTCGTGTTCTGTGCCGTAGGATTAAGAGGATATATAGCTGCCCGAATCCTGATGCAAAGAGGGTATGAAGTTTACAATCTGAGCGGTGGTTTAAAGACGTATAAAGCGGTTACCGTCCGGCAGAGCAATGAGATTTTACCGGAGACTTTACAGAAAGAACAGAGTCGGTCGGGTGGAGGAGGCCGACACCTGACCGTGGATGCTTGCGGATTGCAGTGTCCGGGACCTGTGATGAAACTGAAAAGTGGAATGGAGGGTTTGAAGATCGGGGAGAGGCTCGAGATTACAGCTACCGATCCCGGTTTTGTCAGGGATGTCGGGTCATGGGCTAAAATGACCGGCAATCGGTTGGTGCAGGTGGTACAGGAAAAAGGAATCATTACGGCTACCCTGGAAAAAGGAGAAGGAGGACAGGGAGGCGGGAAGGATGGTGTTTCCGCTGACGGAAAGACCATTGTCGTTTTTAGTGATGACTTGGATAGGGCGTTGGCTTCGTTCGTGATAGCCGATGGGGCAGCTTCTGCCGGACGTAAAGTGACGTTGTTTTTTACCTTTTGGGGATTGAATGTGATCAAGCGGAAAGCTACTGTACCGGTAAAGAAAGATATGGCTGGAAAGCTGTTCGGTATGATGTTGCCTTCGGGGAGTCGTAAGCTGGCTTTGTCCAAACTGAACTTGGGAGGGATCGGTTCACGGATGATGCGGGGAATGATGAAAAATAAAAAGATAGATTCTCTGGAGACTCTGATGGAGCAAGCGAAAGCGAATGGGGTAGAGTTTATCGCCTGCCGGATGTCGATGGAGGTTATGGGAATAAAAGCCGAAGAATTATTGGACGGAGTGAAAATCGGAGGTGTGGCTACCTATCTCGAAAGAGCCGAGCAAGCCAATATCAATCTTTTCATTTGA
- the trxA gene encoding thioredoxin, which produces MEKFEEFINSETPVLVDYFAAWCGPCKMMHPILDELKERLGDKVRILKIDVDVPANRQSVYAYQIQSVPTLMLFKKGRMLWRQSGVVRVPRLEEIIKPYLAS; this is translated from the coding sequence ATGGAAAAATTTGAAGAGTTTATAAATAGTGAGACACCGGTGTTGGTGGACTATTTTGCGGCCTGGTGTGGTCCGTGTAAAATGATGCATCCGATATTGGATGAATTGAAAGAGCGTTTGGGGGATAAAGTCCGGATTTTGAAGATAGATGTAGACGTTCCTGCCAATCGTCAAAGTGTTTACGCTTATCAGATCCAGTCTGTACCGACTTTGATGCTTTTCAAAAAAGGACGGATGTTGTGGCGCCAGAGTGGGGTAGTCAGAGTCCCTCGATTGGAAGAAATAATCAAACCCTATTTAGCCTCTTAA
- a CDS encoding ArsR/SmtB family transcription factor, which yields MGTQCFTKEELEHIAYALKAVAHPNRLAIICLLSRNEELNVSEICEQMACSQALISHHLTDMYAKGILQIRREGRNAYYRLADDRVTNVMRCMMKAGG from the coding sequence ATGGGAACACAATGTTTTACGAAAGAAGAGCTTGAACACATCGCTTATGCCTTGAAAGCGGTAGCACATCCGAATCGGTTGGCTATCATTTGTCTGTTGTCCAGAAACGAGGAATTGAATGTTTCGGAAATCTGTGAACAGATGGCTTGTAGCCAGGCCTTGATTTCCCATCATTTGACGGATATGTACGCAAAAGGTATTCTTCAAATCCGGCGTGAAGGACGTAACGCCTATTATCGTCTGGCCGACGATCGGGTGACTAACGTGATGCGTTGTATGATGAAGGCTGGAGGTTGA
- a CDS encoding DUF4295 domain-containing protein: protein MAKKTVATLKTGDGRGYAKVIKMVKSPKTGAYMFKEQMVTTDQVKEVLKK, encoded by the coding sequence ATGGCAAAGAAAACCGTTGCAACATTGAAAACCGGAGATGGTCGTGGTTATGCAAAAGTAATCAAAATGGTTAAATCTCCGAAAACTGGTGCCTATATGTTCAAAGAACAAATGGTTACCACCGATCAGGTAAAAGAAGTATTGAAGAAATAA
- the rpmG gene encoding 50S ribosomal protein L33, producing MAKKSKGNRVQVILECTEQKESGVPGMSRYITTKNRKNTPERLELKKYNPYLKRVTLHREIK from the coding sequence ATGGCAAAGAAAAGCAAAGGAAACAGAGTGCAGGTGATTCTTGAATGTACTGAACAAAAAGAATCCGGCGTGCCAGGAATGTCCCGGTACATCACTACCAAGAATAGAAAGAATACTCCTGAAAGATTGGAACTGAAAAAGTACAATCCGTATTTGAAAAGAGTAACGTTACACCGTGAAATAAAATAA
- the rpmB gene encoding 50S ribosomal protein L28 — translation MSRVCQITGKRAMGGNHVSHSKRRVKRTFSINLFKRNFYWPEEDRWIRLNVSADGLRLINKRGLNACLKDATAAGLIKTI, via the coding sequence ATGTCAAGAGTTTGTCAAATAACCGGAAAAAGAGCAATGGGTGGAAACCATGTATCTCACTCTAAAAGAAGAGTAAAGAGAACATTCTCGATCAACCTGTTCAAGAGAAATTTTTATTGGCCAGAAGAAGACAGATGGATTCGCCTGAATGTTTCAGCCGATGGTCTTCGTTTGATTAATAAAAGAGGTTTAAATGCATGTTTAAAAGATGCTACTGCTGCTGGATTAATTAAAACTATTTAA